From one Asterias amurensis chromosome 10, ASM3211899v1 genomic stretch:
- the LOC139942745 gene encoding perlucin-like protein, whose protein sequence is MYDDSSCPESWHYWGNSCYKITETAFTWADAKEECRNLGGVLAAPSSNQENEFIAQLVPDDWIWIDCNDLEVEGIWKCRDDSVEVAYRNWHDGEPNNAIEEDCAAVAAFASWGNNQWFDRSCIISERALCKVAGRPVLHV, encoded by the coding sequence ATGTATGACGACTCATCCTGTCCGGAGTCTTGGCATTACTGGGGAAACTCATGCTACAAGATCACTGAGACGGCATTTACCTGGGCAGATGCTAAAGAAGAGTGTAGAAACCTGGGTGGTGTTCTGGCTGCACCAAGCTCCAATCAAGAAAACGAGTTTATAGCGCAGTTGGTTCCAGATGATTGGATATGGATCGACTGTAATGATCTAGAGGTGGAGGGGATATGGAAGTGCAGAGATGATAGCGTGGAGGTCGCTTACAGAAACTGGCATGATGGAGAACCGAATAACGCGATAGAGGAAGATTGTGCGGCCGTGGCTGCGTTTGCTTCATGGGGAAACAACCAATGGTTTGATAGGAGTTGCATTATATCAGAGAGAGCTCTTTGCAAAGTGGCTGGCAGACCAGTCCTTCACGTTTGA
- the LOC139942744 gene encoding perlucin-like protein, which produces MYVLLLVTFTALLDSSCIRVVVSQVQQCSTFMSDDSTCPQSWHYWGISCYKITETAFTWADAKEECRNLGGVLAALSSNQENEFVAHLVSDDWMWIDCNDLEVEGRWKCRDGNMEVAYTNWYSGEPNNAGVGEDCAVVATWGNQQWHDVSCSRKEKAICKMAGRPVLHV; this is translated from the coding sequence ATGTATGTTTTGCTCCTCGTAACGTTCACTGCATTGCTAGATAGCTCTTGCATTCGAGTGGTTGTATCTCAAGTTCAGCAATGTTCTACATTTATGAGTGACGACTCAACATGTCCACAGTCTTGGCATTACTGGGGAATATCATGCTACAAGATCACTGAGACGGCATTTACCTGGGCAGATGCTAAAGAAGAGTGCAGAAACCTGGGTGGCGTTCTGGCTGCACTAAGCTCCAATCAAGAAAATGAGTTTGTAGCGCATTTGGTTTCAGATGATTGGATGTGGATCGACTGTAATGATCTAGAGGTGGAGGGGAGATGGAAGTGCAGAGATGGTAACATGGAAGTTGCTTACACAAACTGGTATTCTGGAGAACCGAATAACGCAGGCGTAGGTGAAGATTGTGCGGTCGTAGCTACATGGGGAAACCAGCAATGGCATGATGTTAGTTGCAGCCGAAAGGAGAAAGCTATTTGCAAAATGGCTGGCAGACCAGTCCTTCACGTGTGA